Genomic segment of uncultured Methanobrevibacter sp.:
CCCTTCAGAAGAAGATAGATATAATACCGCTCCTGAAATTCTTGATTTTGGAGAGTATTAATTTTTATATTAAAAAATCTAATATTAAATCATGTTTTCTAATATAGGTGTTGTAGGCGCGGGAGCTATGGGAACCGCTATTTCCCAAACTGTTTGTGATAATACTCAAAATGTTTTATTATATGCTAGAAGAGAAGAATTGGTCGAATCAATAAATGAAGCACATGTTAATAAAGATTATTTTCCAAATATTCGTTTACAAGATAATATTATGGCTATTAATGATTTAAATAAATTAAAAGATGCAGAAGTAATATTTTTAACTTTACCTTCATCCACTATTAGGGAAGTCACTCGTAAATTAAGAGACATCATTTCAGATAATTGTGTTCTTGTGAGTACAGCTAAAGGTTTAGAAAAAAAATCTAAAAAAAGAATGACTGAAGTCATTGAGGAAGAAATAGGTAGGCCAGCTGCTGTATTATCAGGACCTAATATCGCTTCTGAAATGGTTGAACGTACATTTTCTTCAGCAACGATTGCATGTAAAAATAATCAATACCTTGAAAAAGTTAAAAAAGCATTATCCACTTCTAAATTCAAAGTTTCTGCAAGTTGTGATGTTGTTGGTGTAGAGTATTGTGGTGTAATTAAGAATGTAATTGCTATCTCTCAGGGAATTTGTGAAGGGATGAAGATAAATGACAATGCACGTTTTTCCGTTTTTACAAAAACTTACAATGAAACAAAAAATTTAATAAAAAAATTTGGAGGAGATCCAAATACTGTTGATGATTATTGTGGTTTTGGAGACATTATTACGGCTTCAACTTTAAATGTAAGTAGAAATCATACTTTGGGTGTTTTATACGGTCAAAAAATTGTAATTGATGAGAAAGCATCCGGGGTTCTTTTTGAAGGGAAAAATACAATTATTATAATGAAAGACTTATGCACCAAATATAATATAGAATGTGCTACAGTTGATTTTACTTATGATGTAATCATTGATAGATTTAATCCAAAAAGGGCATTTGAAAAATTTTGGAAAAAATTATAATGGTGGTGATTTTATGATTTGTGCGGCTATTTTGGCAGGGGGTATTGGGAGTAGGTTAAAG
This window contains:
- a CDS encoding NAD(P)H-dependent glycerol-3-phosphate dehydrogenase encodes the protein MFSNIGVVGAGAMGTAISQTVCDNTQNVLLYARREELVESINEAHVNKDYFPNIRLQDNIMAINDLNKLKDAEVIFLTLPSSTIREVTRKLRDIISDNCVLVSTAKGLEKKSKKRMTEVIEEEIGRPAAVLSGPNIASEMVERTFSSATIACKNNQYLEKVKKALSTSKFKVSASCDVVGVEYCGVIKNVIAISQGICEGMKINDNARFSVFTKTYNETKNLIKKFGGDPNTVDDYCGFGDIITASTLNVSRNHTLGVLYGQKIVIDEKASGVLFEGKNTIIIMKDLCTKYNIECATVDFTYDVIIDRFNPKRAFEKFWKKL